One genomic region from Haloterrigena gelatinilytica encodes:
- a CDS encoding FAD-binding oxidoreductase encodes MGTVHKTPGEEALSDVPGSAVRSFEAGFAGDVILPAHPEYGRERQVWNGMIDRYPAIVARCTGVADVVATVNFAREHELPLAVRGGGHNVAGTAVCDGGIVVDLTPMNGVRVDPEERTVRVEGGATLGDVDRETQLFGLATALGAVSQTGVAGLTLNGGYGHLSRQYGLALDNLRSVDVVTADGRVRTASADRNADLFWGLRGGGGALGVVTSFEFDCHEVGPEVDAFFVWFHADDAAAVMDRYLEWTADAPREAGVLAFAAHVPELEEFPEETWGEPAVAMLGSSRGDREDAADVFEPLRTSATPTVDFSGPMAYADLQSMLDEDYPDGLRYYWKSIYLTDVTDEVVEIMLRYNESTPSALSTIDLWHLDGAVGEVPPDATAFRHRDKPYMLTIEANWDDPAGDDANVDWARAAFAEVERLPVASGRYGNFPGLNEDPVERRFGDNYERLVDLKTEYDPTNLFGTTGTVAPRTAAD; translated from the coding sequence AAGCCGGATTCGCCGGCGACGTGATTCTTCCGGCGCACCCGGAGTACGGCCGGGAACGGCAGGTCTGGAACGGCATGATCGACCGGTATCCGGCGATCGTCGCTCGCTGTACCGGCGTCGCCGACGTCGTCGCGACGGTGAACTTCGCTCGCGAGCACGAACTGCCGCTCGCGGTTCGGGGCGGCGGCCACAACGTCGCCGGGACGGCCGTCTGTGACGGCGGCATCGTCGTCGACCTGACGCCGATGAACGGCGTCCGCGTCGATCCCGAGGAGCGGACGGTCCGCGTCGAAGGCGGCGCGACGCTCGGCGACGTCGACCGCGAGACGCAACTGTTCGGCCTCGCGACGGCGCTGGGCGCCGTCTCGCAGACCGGGGTCGCCGGGCTGACGCTCAACGGCGGCTACGGCCACTTGAGCCGGCAGTACGGGCTGGCGCTGGACAACCTCCGTAGCGTCGACGTCGTGACCGCGGACGGGCGAGTTCGCACCGCCAGCGCCGACCGGAACGCGGACCTGTTCTGGGGGCTCCGCGGCGGCGGTGGCGCCCTCGGCGTCGTCACGTCCTTCGAGTTCGACTGCCACGAGGTCGGACCCGAGGTGGACGCGTTCTTCGTCTGGTTCCACGCCGACGACGCGGCCGCGGTGATGGATCGCTACCTCGAGTGGACCGCCGACGCGCCCCGCGAGGCGGGCGTGCTCGCCTTCGCCGCGCACGTCCCGGAACTCGAGGAGTTCCCCGAGGAGACGTGGGGCGAACCCGCGGTCGCCATGCTCGGCTCCTCCCGCGGCGACCGCGAGGACGCCGCCGACGTCTTCGAGCCGCTGCGAACGAGCGCGACGCCTACCGTCGATTTCAGCGGCCCGATGGCGTACGCCGATCTGCAGTCGATGCTCGACGAGGACTACCCCGACGGCCTCCGGTACTACTGGAAGTCGATCTACCTCACCGACGTCACCGACGAGGTCGTCGAGATCATGCTCCGGTACAACGAGTCGACGCCGTCGGCGCTCTCGACGATCGACCTCTGGCACCTCGACGGCGCGGTCGGCGAGGTACCGCCGGACGCGACCGCGTTCCGGCACCGCGACAAGCCGTACATGCTCACCATCGAAGCGAACTGGGACGACCCGGCCGGGGACGACGCGAACGTCGACTGGGCGCGGGCCGCCTTCGCCGAGGTCGAGCGACTGCCGGTCGCGTCCGGCCGATACGGCAACTTCCCGGGGCTGAACGAGGACCCCGTCGAACGGCGCTTCGGGGACAACTACGAGCGGCTGGTCGACCTCAAGACCGAGTACGATCCGACGAACCTGTTCGGAACGACCGGGACCGTCGCGCCGCGAACCGCGGCCGACTGA
- a CDS encoding MATE family efflux transporter: protein MTGRETAALEYVASALERCGIIDAERFRPTVDLAWPRIVTGFAIMSKQTADLAMVGVAVGTAGTAGLAYALAFWEIVTMLGLGLAGGTVSLVSQNYGGEETGRASLVVTQSVLLAVGIALPLAAAFLCFADPLIGLFDAEPESIAHGATYLTFVAPAVLFELLNLIASRTYTGVGDTFTEMVARAGGAVLNIVLSGLLIFGFGTGVAGAAIGTTLSTGFVTVVLAWGMVGRSYGVLGMESSPVPLTRSGPWLEPTLLAQLVEISAPEIGRRLAQGIVVFPLLWVAGSFGPVVVTALEVGRRVRALINSVNWGLSLAASSLVGQRLGANDEDAAGAYGRGIIRLSAVCYTGLAALVVVFADPIADLFVGADELALAAAFVAVGAVSSIGYGIDGAASGALLGAGDTRWPFVASLVGRYAFALPAAALGLVTALDVTGLYLALLLETAVPGGINYWLFRSGRWKVVSRRYRPASEAS from the coding sequence ATGACGGGCCGGGAAACTGCCGCGCTCGAGTACGTCGCGAGCGCACTCGAGCGCTGCGGAATCATCGACGCCGAGCGGTTCCGCCCGACCGTCGACCTCGCGTGGCCGCGGATCGTCACCGGCTTCGCGATCATGTCCAAGCAGACGGCCGACCTCGCGATGGTCGGCGTCGCCGTCGGAACGGCCGGCACCGCGGGGCTGGCGTACGCGCTCGCCTTCTGGGAGATCGTCACGATGCTCGGGCTCGGGCTCGCGGGCGGCACCGTCAGCCTCGTCTCGCAGAACTACGGCGGCGAGGAGACCGGCCGCGCCTCGCTGGTGGTCACCCAGAGCGTCCTGTTGGCCGTCGGGATCGCGCTCCCGCTCGCGGCCGCGTTTCTGTGCTTCGCCGACCCGCTGATCGGGCTGTTCGACGCCGAGCCGGAGTCGATCGCCCACGGCGCGACCTACCTGACCTTCGTCGCGCCGGCGGTCCTGTTCGAGCTGCTCAACCTCATCGCCAGCCGCACCTACACCGGCGTCGGCGACACGTTCACGGAGATGGTCGCCCGCGCCGGCGGCGCCGTCCTCAACATCGTTCTCAGCGGTCTGCTCATCTTCGGGTTCGGGACGGGCGTCGCCGGGGCGGCGATCGGCACGACGCTCTCGACGGGGTTCGTGACGGTCGTCCTCGCGTGGGGGATGGTCGGCAGATCCTACGGCGTCCTCGGGATGGAGTCCAGCCCGGTTCCGCTCACGCGATCGGGGCCGTGGCTCGAGCCGACGCTGCTGGCCCAGCTCGTCGAGATCTCCGCGCCGGAGATCGGCCGCCGGCTCGCCCAGGGGATCGTCGTCTTCCCGCTGCTGTGGGTGGCCGGCTCCTTCGGACCGGTAGTCGTCACCGCCCTCGAGGTCGGCCGGCGGGTGCGCGCGCTGATCAACAGCGTCAACTGGGGGCTCTCGCTGGCCGCGAGTTCGCTGGTCGGGCAGCGACTCGGCGCGAACGACGAGGACGCGGCCGGCGCCTACGGCAGGGGGATCATTCGGCTCTCGGCGGTCTGTTACACCGGGCTCGCCGCGCTGGTCGTCGTCTTCGCGGATCCGATCGCGGACCTGTTCGTCGGCGCGGACGAACTCGCGCTGGCGGCCGCGTTCGTCGCGGTCGGCGCCGTCAGTTCGATCGGCTACGGAATCGACGGCGCCGCCTCCGGCGCGCTGCTCGGCGCCGGCGACACGCGGTGGCCGTTCGTCGCCTCGCTGGTCGGCCGCTACGCCTTCGCCCTGCCGGCGGCCGCGCTGGGGCTGGTGACCGCGCTCGATGTTACGGGCCTCTACCTCGCCTTGCTGCTCGAGACCGCCGTCCCCGGCGGGATCAACTACTGGCTGTTCCGCAGCGGTCGTTGGAAGGTCGTGAGTCGGCGGTACCGGCCGGCGTCCGAAGCGAGCTGA
- a CDS encoding geranylgeranyl reductase family protein, whose translation MYDFVVVGVGPPGARFARRAAEEGYDVLALEKGRIGKPLACSGHVSTDIWEFAGEGAREELFQNEIYGARFHVGGPRSDAYPFYKREVASNVIDRVGLDRHLADLAREAGADVREEHTVTDVTEHRDRVEVVASGPDGAVEFEAKMVAGCDGPRSRVRDELGLPEPEELLHGVLAFSDEEDHQDFVDVHLTAPTFFAWRIPRGDAGVEYGLAAPPGVQVTKHFEELIDGYEIDVSHRCSGAIPIGPPDRVTSRRAFLIGDAAAQTKPFTGGGILYSMTSADHAVREIDPDRPTTLAAYERAWREDLEREQRLGHWLRRAYSLPEPVQHLGLGALSGEIGVHMDRPTSLVSPSHLRAVLSRLR comes from the coding sequence ATGTACGATTTCGTCGTCGTCGGCGTCGGTCCGCCGGGCGCGCGGTTCGCCCGCCGGGCCGCCGAGGAGGGGTACGACGTGCTCGCCCTCGAGAAGGGGCGGATCGGGAAACCGCTGGCCTGTTCCGGCCACGTGAGCACGGATATCTGGGAGTTCGCGGGCGAAGGCGCCCGCGAGGAGCTGTTCCAGAACGAGATCTACGGCGCGCGGTTTCACGTCGGCGGGCCGCGAAGCGACGCCTACCCCTTCTACAAGCGCGAGGTCGCCTCGAACGTCATCGACCGCGTCGGACTGGACCGCCACCTCGCCGACCTCGCTCGCGAGGCGGGCGCGGACGTTCGCGAGGAACACACCGTGACCGACGTCACGGAGCACCGCGACCGCGTCGAAGTCGTCGCCAGCGGTCCCGACGGCGCCGTCGAGTTCGAGGCGAAGATGGTCGCCGGCTGCGACGGCCCGCGCTCCCGCGTTCGGGACGAACTCGGGCTGCCCGAGCCCGAGGAGTTGCTCCACGGCGTCCTCGCGTTCTCAGACGAGGAGGACCACCAGGACTTCGTCGACGTCCACCTCACCGCGCCGACGTTCTTCGCGTGGCGCATCCCGCGGGGCGACGCCGGCGTCGAGTACGGACTGGCCGCGCCGCCGGGCGTCCAGGTCACCAAGCACTTCGAGGAGTTGATCGACGGCTACGAGATCGACGTCTCCCACCGCTGCTCGGGCGCGATTCCGATCGGGCCGCCCGATCGCGTCACGTCCCGCCGGGCGTTCCTGATCGGCGACGCGGCCGCCCAGACCAAGCCGTTTACCGGCGGCGGCATTCTCTACAGCATGACCAGCGCCGACCACGCCGTCCGCGAGATCGATCCCGATCGGCCGACGACGCTCGCGGCCTACGAACGCGCCTGGCGCGAGGACTTGGAGCGGGAACAGCGACTCGGCCACTGGCTCCGCCGGGCCTACTCGCTGCCGGAGCCGGTCCAACACCTCGGGCTGGGCGCCCTCTCGGGCGAGATCGGCGTCCACATGGACCGGCCGACGTCGCTCGTCTCGCCGTCGCACCTGCGGGCGGTGCTCTCGCGGCTTCGGTGA
- a CDS encoding cyclase family protein has product MSGLLTSDDTTLIDLSIGLEDGPPSEPMPPSIDAFDHGAGAQRLAENLRELGHDVDAADFPEEMGLAWEDLEVVPHAGTHLDAPWHYGPEVDGEPAKTIEEIPLEWCRGNAVVLDFREKDAGEEIGVTDLEAALDDLHHDLSPGEIVLIQTGADELWGTPEYLTQFPGMSAAGTTFLVEQGVKVIGTDAYGFDKPFAEMGRRYVDSGDEGELWPAHFAGREVEYCQIEKMANLDALPRETDIPIVAFPIKIENGSAGWVRPVAFVEADADGEREADGDATESGGETA; this is encoded by the coding sequence ATGAGCGGATTGTTGACATCCGACGATACTACGCTGATCGACCTGAGCATCGGCCTCGAGGACGGCCCGCCGAGCGAACCGATGCCGCCGTCGATCGACGCGTTCGACCACGGGGCCGGCGCTCAACGGCTCGCCGAGAACCTCCGGGAGCTGGGCCACGACGTCGACGCCGCGGACTTCCCCGAGGAAATGGGGCTCGCGTGGGAGGACCTCGAGGTCGTTCCGCACGCCGGTACCCACCTCGACGCGCCGTGGCACTACGGCCCGGAAGTCGACGGCGAACCGGCGAAGACGATCGAGGAGATCCCGCTGGAGTGGTGTCGGGGGAACGCCGTCGTCCTCGACTTCCGCGAAAAGGACGCGGGCGAAGAGATCGGCGTCACCGACCTCGAGGCGGCCCTCGACGACCTGCACCACGACCTCTCGCCGGGCGAGATCGTCCTGATCCAGACCGGCGCCGACGAGCTGTGGGGCACGCCCGAGTACCTCACGCAGTTCCCCGGGATGAGCGCCGCGGGGACGACGTTCCTCGTCGAGCAGGGGGTGAAGGTGATCGGGACCGACGCCTACGGCTTCGACAAGCCGTTCGCCGAGATGGGGCGTCGGTACGTCGACTCCGGCGACGAGGGAGAGCTGTGGCCGGCCCACTTCGCCGGTCGCGAGGTCGAGTACTGCCAGATCGAGAAGATGGCGAACCTCGACGCGCTCCCGCGCGAGACGGATATCCCGATCGTCGCGTTCCCGATCAAGATCGAGAACGGCAGCGCGGGCTGGGTGCGGCCCGTCGCCTTCGTCGAGGCGGACGCGGACGGCGAACGCGAGGCCGACGGCGACGCCACCGAGAGCGGAGGTGAGACGGCGTGA
- a CDS encoding fumarylacetoacetate hydrolase family protein, with the protein MKLATFEVETPVGPVERIGAVAEATEDEDAPAGTATLVDLTAAYGAALEAEGEPAPADLARAQVPPEMIAFLERGDRAIEDAREALEYAAETDAERGPGGAKLRYEPDEYDLLAPLPRPNSLRDFMAIEEHVRNSMDGEIPDVWYELPVYYKGNADSVVAPGETIRWPDYSSIMDYELEIAAVIGTRGRDIDAEHAAEHIAGYTVFNDFSARDIQGEEMEGRLGPAKGKDFANGLGPYIVPADDIDVLEAPMTARVDGEVWSEGTVDEMYHSFADIIEHVSQSETLHPGDVIGSGTVGEGCGLELGTFLEDGDTVELEIEGIGTLTHTVVE; encoded by the coding sequence GTGAAACTCGCCACCTTCGAGGTCGAGACCCCCGTCGGTCCCGTCGAGCGCATCGGGGCCGTCGCCGAAGCGACCGAGGACGAGGACGCGCCTGCGGGAACGGCGACGCTGGTCGACCTCACCGCCGCCTACGGCGCCGCCCTCGAGGCCGAGGGCGAACCCGCGCCCGCCGACCTCGCGCGCGCCCAGGTCCCGCCGGAGATGATCGCCTTCCTCGAGCGCGGCGATCGGGCGATCGAAGACGCCCGCGAGGCCCTCGAGTACGCGGCCGAGACCGACGCCGAGCGCGGCCCCGGCGGCGCGAAACTCCGGTACGAGCCCGACGAGTACGATCTGCTCGCGCCGCTTCCCCGCCCGAACTCGCTGCGGGACTTCATGGCCATCGAGGAGCACGTGCGGAACAGCATGGACGGCGAGATCCCCGACGTCTGGTACGAGCTGCCGGTCTACTACAAGGGCAACGCCGACAGCGTGGTCGCGCCCGGCGAGACGATCCGGTGGCCCGACTACTCGTCGATCATGGACTACGAACTCGAGATCGCGGCCGTGATCGGAACGCGCGGTCGGGACATCGACGCCGAACACGCGGCGGAGCACATCGCCGGCTACACCGTCTTCAACGACTTCAGCGCCCGCGACATCCAGGGCGAGGAGATGGAGGGGCGACTGGGTCCGGCGAAGGGGAAGGACTTCGCGAACGGTCTCGGTCCCTACATCGTGCCCGCGGACGATATCGACGTCCTCGAGGCGCCGATGACCGCCCGCGTCGACGGCGAGGTCTGGTCCGAGGGGACCGTCGACGAGATGTACCACTCCTTCGCGGACATCATCGAACACGTCTCGCAGTCCGAGACGCTGCATCCGGGCGACGTTATCGGCAGCGGCACCGTCGGCGAGGGCTGCGGGCTCGAACTGGGGACGTTCCTCGAGGATGGGGACACGGTCGAACTCGAGATCGAGGGAATCGGAACGCTCACGCACACGGTCGTCGAGTGA
- a CDS encoding DoxX family protein codes for MSRQKARSIGAQWNPVVLRLALGIVLLVSGIGKVFAAGPKAVGIGNFAGMLASLGVPVSTVVAWLVALGEVGCGVLLLLGLFTRYAAAVSAAITFAAMTLVHLPDGFAASDGGIEYTMVLVLVSIALVLSGPGALSVERTVLGDELFVPIETSRN; via the coding sequence ATGAGCCGTCAGAAAGCACGATCCATCGGCGCACAGTGGAACCCGGTCGTCCTCCGACTCGCACTCGGTATCGTCCTTCTCGTCTCCGGTATCGGAAAGGTATTCGCCGCCGGCCCGAAGGCGGTCGGAATCGGCAACTTCGCCGGAATGCTCGCGTCGCTCGGCGTTCCGGTGTCGACGGTCGTCGCGTGGCTGGTAGCGCTCGGCGAAGTGGGCTGTGGAGTGCTGTTACTCCTCGGGTTGTTCACGCGGTACGCGGCGGCGGTGTCCGCGGCGATCACGTTCGCCGCGATGACGCTCGTTCACCTCCCGGACGGATTCGCCGCGTCGGACGGCGGCATCGAGTACACGATGGTCCTGGTGCTGGTATCGATCGCCCTCGTCCTGAGCGGTCCCGGCGCGCTCTCGGTCGAACGGACGGTGCTGGGCGACGAACTGTTCGTCCCGATCGAAACGAGCCGAAACTGA
- a CDS encoding GTP-dependent dephospho-CoA kinase family protein, which yields MTRDDSPAEAGADTNANADGNEDAASTPDIDEQLLVLPDELRHELKEPMGPIETDADRLLEDVDGPLIAVGDVVTYHFLRAGRPPDVALVDERTKRSAVDEEIRETVTEGTTVEVVNPPAEISQAVVEALLEGLVRDEPTTILVEGEEDLVALPAIVAAPEGASVVYGQPDEGMVHVKITDEHRADVRELLGRFEGDVDRFWEILESGTDA from the coding sequence GTGACCCGCGACGATTCTCCCGCCGAGGCGGGCGCGGACACGAACGCGAACGCGGATGGGAACGAAGACGCGGCGTCGACGCCCGACATCGACGAGCAGTTACTGGTCCTGCCCGATGAACTCCGCCACGAACTCAAGGAGCCGATGGGACCGATCGAGACCGACGCCGACCGGCTCCTCGAGGACGTCGACGGGCCGCTGATCGCCGTCGGCGACGTCGTCACCTACCACTTCCTGCGAGCGGGTCGCCCGCCGGACGTCGCGCTCGTCGACGAGCGGACCAAGCGGTCGGCCGTCGACGAGGAGATCCGCGAGACCGTCACCGAGGGGACGACCGTCGAGGTCGTCAACCCGCCCGCGGAGATCTCGCAGGCGGTCGTCGAGGCCCTCCTCGAGGGGCTGGTCCGCGACGAACCGACGACCATCCTCGTCGAGGGCGAGGAGGATCTGGTCGCCCTGCCGGCGATCGTCGCCGCCCCCGAGGGCGCGAGCGTCGTCTACGGCCAGCCCGACGAGGGGATGGTCCACGTGAAGATCACCGACGAGCACCGGGCGGACGTCCGCGAACTGCTCGGTCGGTTCGAGGGCGACGTCGATCGCTTCTGGGAGATTCTCGAGTCGGGTACCGACGCGTGA
- the spt4 gene encoding transcription elongation factor subunit Spt4, with the protein MASDRLVCRECHRVNEPDNDTCESCNSSSLTEDWAGYVVIAHPEESQIATEMQVTEPGAYALKVR; encoded by the coding sequence ATGGCATCGGATCGTCTCGTCTGTCGCGAGTGTCACCGGGTCAACGAACCCGACAACGACACCTGCGAGAGCTGTAACTCCTCGTCGCTGACCGAGGACTGGGCGGGCTACGTCGTCATCGCCCACCCCGAGGAGAGCCAGATCGCCACCGAGATGCAGGTCACCGAACCCGGCGCGTACGCGCTGAAGGTCCGCTGA
- a CDS encoding DNA-directed RNA polymerase yields the protein MYKRVRLKDTVEVPPEELGDVSPDLVKRLLQDKLEGRMDEEVGSVVSVTEVHDIGEGTVLPNRPGVYYEAEFDAVTFDPQMQEVVDGTVVEVVEFGAFVGIGPVDGLLHVSQISDEYLAFDGENQRLSSNESDRALGVEDAVRARIVTKSIDERNPRDSKIGLTAKQPGLGKHGWLEEEHEKREATTAEGE from the coding sequence ATGTACAAACGGGTCAGACTGAAAGACACGGTAGAAGTACCGCCGGAGGAGCTCGGCGACGTCTCGCCGGACCTCGTGAAGCGACTGCTACAGGACAAACTCGAGGGGCGCATGGACGAGGAGGTCGGTAGCGTCGTCTCGGTCACCGAGGTTCACGACATCGGCGAGGGGACGGTCCTCCCGAACCGCCCTGGCGTCTACTACGAGGCCGAGTTCGACGCGGTCACCTTCGATCCGCAGATGCAGGAAGTCGTCGACGGCACCGTCGTCGAAGTCGTCGAGTTCGGCGCCTTCGTCGGCATCGGCCCGGTCGACGGCCTGCTGCACGTCTCGCAGATCAGCGACGAGTACCTCGCCTTCGACGGCGAGAACCAGCGGCTCTCCTCGAACGAGTCCGACCGCGCGCTCGGCGTCGAGGACGCCGTCCGCGCCCGGATCGTCACCAAGAGCATCGACGAGCGCAACCCGCGAGACTCGAAGATCGGCCTCACGGCCAAACAGCCCGGCCTGGGCAAACACGGCTGGCTCGAGGAGGAACACGAGAAACGCGAAGCCACGACGGCCGAGGGTGAGTAA
- a CDS encoding PIN domain-containing protein, with product MATPTQVALDTSALMMPVELDVRLFDELERLLDDYEATAPQAVLEELRRLSEKGGEEGTAANVGHDLATERCLVVDTEASYADDALVELAREDVVDYVVTNDRPLRDRVLEASVPVIALRGRNKLAITQP from the coding sequence ATGGCTACGCCGACGCAGGTCGCCCTCGACACGAGCGCGCTCATGATGCCCGTCGAACTCGACGTTCGGCTGTTCGACGAACTCGAGCGGTTGCTCGACGACTACGAGGCGACGGCTCCGCAAGCCGTCCTCGAGGAACTCCGTCGCCTCTCGGAGAAAGGCGGCGAGGAGGGAACGGCCGCGAACGTCGGCCACGATCTGGCGACCGAGCGCTGTCTCGTCGTCGACACGGAGGCGTCGTACGCCGACGACGCGCTGGTCGAACTCGCCCGCGAGGACGTCGTCGACTACGTCGTCACGAACGATCGCCCGCTGCGCGACCGGGTGCTCGAGGCGAGTGTACCGGTAATTGCATTACGCGGGAGAAACAAGTTAGCGATCACTCAACCATAG
- a CDS encoding translation initiation factor IF-2 subunit gamma, whose product MEGNGQPEVNIGLVGHVDHGKTTLVQALSGSWTDQHSEEMKRGISIRLGYADATFRYCDGLEEPECYTVEEECADGSPSEPLRTVSFVDAPGHETLMATMLSGASLMDGAVLVVSANEPVPQPQTEEHLMALDIIGIDNIVIAQNKVDLVSSDQARQNYEEIQEFVEGTVAEGAPVVPVSAGQEVNLDLLIQAIEEEIPTPDRDPDADPRMHVARSFDINKPGTSAKDLAGGVLGGSLVQGQLEVGDEIEIRPGREVEEGGQTEYVPIETTVRSLQAGGETVDTVTPGGLLGVGTGLDPSLTKGDALAGRLAGPTGSLPPTWQSFTMEVDLLERVVGAESGETVDEISTGEPLMMTVGTATTVGAVTSAREGECEVNLKRPVAAEPGAKIAINRRIGARWRLIGLGTLTE is encoded by the coding sequence ATGGAAGGAAATGGACAACCGGAGGTGAACATCGGGCTCGTCGGTCACGTCGACCACGGCAAGACGACACTGGTGCAAGCACTCAGTGGGTCGTGGACGGACCAGCACAGCGAGGAGATGAAACGCGGTATCTCCATCCGACTGGGGTACGCGGACGCGACGTTCCGCTACTGTGACGGACTCGAGGAACCCGAATGTTACACCGTCGAGGAGGAGTGTGCGGACGGCTCGCCGAGCGAGCCGCTCCGGACCGTGTCGTTCGTCGACGCCCCGGGTCACGAGACCCTCATGGCGACGATGCTGTCTGGCGCCTCGCTGATGGACGGCGCCGTGTTGGTGGTCAGCGCCAACGAACCCGTCCCGCAGCCCCAGACAGAGGAGCACCTGATGGCGCTCGACATCATCGGCATCGATAACATCGTCATCGCCCAGAACAAGGTCGACCTCGTCAGCAGCGACCAGGCCCGCCAGAACTACGAGGAGATCCAGGAGTTCGTCGAGGGCACCGTCGCCGAAGGCGCGCCCGTCGTTCCGGTGTCAGCCGGCCAGGAGGTCAACCTCGACCTGCTGATCCAGGCCATCGAGGAGGAGATTCCCACGCCGGACCGGGATCCAGACGCCGATCCGCGGATGCACGTCGCCCGGAGTTTCGACATCAACAAGCCGGGGACGAGCGCGAAGGATCTCGCCGGCGGCGTCCTCGGAGGCAGCCTCGTGCAGGGCCAGCTCGAGGTCGGCGACGAGATCGAGATCCGCCCCGGCCGCGAGGTCGAGGAGGGCGGCCAGACCGAGTACGTGCCGATCGAGACGACGGTTCGATCGTTACAGGCCGGCGGGGAAACCGTAGACACCGTCACGCCGGGCGGCCTGCTCGGCGTCGGGACCGGTCTCGACCCCTCGCTGACGAAAGGCGACGCACTGGCCGGTCGACTCGCCGGACCGACGGGATCGCTCCCGCCGACCTGGCAGTCCTTCACGATGGAGGTCGACCTGCTCGAGCGCGTCGTCGGCGCCGAGAGCGGCGAGACGGTCGACGAGATCAGCACGGGCGAACCCCTGATGATGACCGTCGGCACGGCGACGACCGTCGGCGCCGTCACCAGCGCCCGCGAGGGCGAGTGCGAGGTCAACCTCAAGCGGCCCGTCGCCGCCGAACCGGGCGCGAAGATCGCGATCAACCGCCGCATCGGCGCGCGCTGGCGGCTGATCGGGCTCGGAACGCTCACAGAATAA
- a CDS encoding DUF7511 domain-containing protein, which translates to MSESANGYDDRTIKQRLASAQAEAEGESDRRKQLECLVVRYRNRPDRCTITPRECSEEERLTHWLSADLSAVVDLEDVR; encoded by the coding sequence ATGAGCGAATCCGCAAACGGCTACGACGATCGCACGATCAAACAGCGACTGGCCAGCGCCCAGGCCGAGGCCGAGGGCGAATCGGATCGCCGGAAACAGCTCGAGTGTCTCGTCGTTCGCTACCGAAACCGACCCGATCGGTGCACGATCACGCCCCGGGAGTGTTCCGAGGAGGAGCGGCTCACCCACTGGCTGTCGGCCGATTTATCGGCGGTCGTCGATCTCGAGGACGTTCGCTGA